One genomic window of Polaromonas sp. SP1 includes the following:
- a CDS encoding tetratricopeptide repeat protein, translating to MPTQNFFTRKPLSAALRMLVVAAALSVSAAHADDYADVSRLMRAGQFAEAMTKVDQYLASKPRDPQMRFFKGVIQTETGKTNDAIATFTKITEDYPELPEPYNNMAVLYAGQSQFDKARAALEMAIRTNPSYATAHENLGDVYARLASQAYSKALQLDGANPAVPPKLALIRTLFSADAKAQPQAQPQAQAKPATGAQASGQVTAAAPAAAPAAKPAAPAAATPAAAPAAAATPAAPAAASGADKEVEAAVRNWAQAWAGKDMSGYLASYGQNFDPPGNQARKAWEEDRRARIVGKNSISVKLSNMTVSVTGAKAVAKFKQDYSADSLNISSRKTLELAKVGDRWVIVKESTGG from the coding sequence ATGCCCACGCAAAACTTCTTTACCCGCAAACCCCTGTCCGCAGCCCTGCGCATGCTGGTCGTGGCGGCCGCCCTGTCGGTGTCCGCAGCGCATGCCGACGACTACGCCGACGTCAGCCGCCTGATGCGCGCCGGCCAGTTTGCTGAAGCGATGACCAAGGTGGACCAATACCTCGCCAGCAAACCCCGCGACCCGCAAATGCGTTTCTTCAAGGGCGTGATCCAGACCGAAACCGGCAAGACCAACGACGCGATCGCCACCTTTACCAAGATCACCGAAGACTACCCCGAGCTGCCGGAGCCTTACAACAACATGGCCGTGCTCTACGCCGGCCAGAGCCAGTTCGACAAGGCCCGCGCCGCGCTTGAAATGGCGATTCGCACCAACCCGAGCTATGCCACCGCGCACGAAAACCTGGGCGACGTCTATGCGCGCCTGGCCAGCCAGGCCTACAGCAAGGCGCTGCAACTGGACGGCGCCAACCCGGCCGTGCCGCCCAAGCTGGCCCTGATCCGCACCCTCTTCTCGGCTGACGCCAAGGCCCAGCCGCAAGCCCAACCCCAGGCCCAGGCCAAACCCGCTACCGGCGCCCAGGCGTCCGGCCAGGTCACCGCCGCGGCGCCTGCGGCCGCACCGGCAGCCAAACCTGCCGCACCCGCTGCGGCAACGCCCGCCGCCGCGCCTGCTGCTGCGGCAACGCCCGCAGCACCTGCCGCCGCATCCGGCGCCGACAAGGAAGTTGAAGCGGCCGTGCGTAACTGGGCACAGGCATGGGCCGGCAAAGACATGAGCGGCTACCTCGCCAGTTACGGCCAGAACTTCGACCCGCCCGGCAACCAGGCCCGCAAGGCCTGGGAAGAAGACCGCCGCGCACGCATCGTCGGCAAAAACAGCATCAGCGTGAAGCTCTCCAACATGACCGTCTCGGTGACGGGCGCCAAAGCCGTCGCCAAATTCAAGCAGGACTACAGCGCAGACTCGCTGAATATCTCCAGCCGCAAAACGCTGGAGCTGGCCAAGGTGGGTGATCGCTGGGTCATCGTCAAGGAATCCACAGGCGGTTGA